One genomic segment of Linepithema humile isolate Giens D197 chromosome 5, Lhum_UNIL_v1.0, whole genome shotgun sequence includes these proteins:
- the LOC105673014 gene encoding odorant receptor 2a-like — protein sequence MLTATFQLCFQTFQVYTLVTDHLNVSFIRMAFLSFAVILVLTHLYIYCYSAERLSTKTTSIAYGIYECKWYDLPSKNARELMFIVCRSMVPLKVTAGKFGIFSIEMFGIVRYL from the exons ATGCTAACCGCTACTTTTCAGCTGTGTTTTCAAACTTTTCAGGTTTATACG CTAGTAACAGATCATTTGAACGTGTCTTTTATCAGAATGGCTTTCCTGTCGTTTGCTGTCATTCTTGTGTTGAcgcatttgtatatttattgttactcGGCGGAAAGACTTTCAACAAAG ACCACCAGCATAGCATATGGCATATATGAATGCAAATGGTACGATTTACCATCGAAAAATGCAAGGGAGCTAATGTTTATTGTATGTCGATCTATGGTTCCACTTAAAGTAACAGCTGGAAAATtcggaattttttcaataGAGATGTTTGGAATAGTAAGATatctatga